The Salvelinus namaycush isolate Seneca chromosome 26, SaNama_1.0, whole genome shotgun sequence genomic sequence TGGGGCATCCACTTGAACATGTTCATCCCTGAGAAGATAGGTTTTAGAGTTACAAATGTGATAATTCATTGAAATCTATTATTACCGTAGTCTATGTCTATATTCCATGAAACATGTGAGGGACATGTGAGGAAACATGTGAGGAAACATGTGAGGAAACATGTGAGGGACATGTGATGGACATGTGAGGAAACATGTGAGGGACATGTGATAGACATGTGAGGGACATGTGAGGGACATGTGAGGGACATGTGAGGGACATGTGAGGGACATGTGAGGGACATGTGATAGACATGTGAGGGACATGTGAGGGACATGTGAGGGACATGTGAGGGACATGTGAGGGACATGTGATAGACATGTGAGGGACATGTGAGGGACATGTGATGGACATGTGAGGGACATGTGAGGGACATGTGAGGGACATGTGATGGACATGTGAGGGATTGTTAATCTTGATAGTTTATTCCTGGTTCTGTGTTTGGTTTGTTGACAGAGCGAAGTCCTCCAGTGATCAAGCTgaactctgtgttgctgtgggAGGCTGAGAGGACTTTGCCTTTAGGAACGTCGTTCACCTTGACCTGTGAGGGGGACAGCACAGCCACCTGGTCTACCACAGCGTTCAAAAAGAGGAACACTAAACAGGGGAGTATGATTTCCACCAGGCACCTTACAGCAGACTACACTGGCACATACAAGTGTGTGTATGACAACCAACCAGACCTGTTCTCAGAGGTCCACATCTATGTGAAAGGTAAGTGTTTTCATGACATGACATCTTTTATGGACGTTGAGAGTGGGAAATGCGCTCTAGAAATGTTAagttatcattattattatctgTCCAGCTGCCAAAGCCACACACAACATTGTATGTTTATCAGCTAATATGTCACAAGTTAAGTCAACATTGCTCAACCTGTTATGTTCCTTATAGATCCCATTAATGTTCTGGTAACCCCCCGCAACATGAGAGATGTTAAGGAGGGCGGGGATCTTCTCCTCTGTCAGCTGACAGACCCCAGTGCCACAGACCTGTCCCTCCGTATGGCCAACGGAGACCCAACACCCCCCGACATGAACTACACTGTCAATCCCAGGAGAGGGATCCTCATCAGACACCTTCTGACCAGCCACAGTGCAAACTACATCTGCAGCGCAAAGATCAATGGGGTCACAACACGCTCCAAAGACATCAACATCAATGTCGTTCAAAGTAAGATGAAGTAGATGTCTGTGCATTTTGTATTTGTTGGACATTGCATTGAGGTTATTAGTCCCAAAGCATCTAAACACATCTACTTCTATGTGTATGTTCCAGGGTTGCGTTGGCCACCGTCTGTGTTAATTGAGGTAGATGGGTATGTTAGTATTGTTGGAGAGGAGCTCCTCATCCCCTGCATCACCAGTAACCCTAACCACTTCTACAACATCACCTGGAAACACTCCTCCCTCAAAGTCAGTTAAACAGTAACCTGTCCTCAATTTCTATCATTAAATCATATATGTTTCCTATTAGCTTGTATGATCCAGTATCTGTCTGAAGATCTGAACTGATATGTTGGTgttgtttatatatatacaggCATTGAACTTCTTACAAAAAGTAATGCAGGACAAGCAGGTCCACATCACCAGTACTGTGACTATCCCGGCTGTGACCATGTCTGACACAGGAAACTTCACCTGTACAGCCATGAATGAGGCTGGGGCCAACAGATCCACCACCTACCTGCAGGTCGTAGGTAAGCATTAGGGAAAGGGAGTGTTGATCTACCATCTAATATGTTTGGCTAGCATCTAATATGTTTGGCTAGCATCTAATATGTTTGGCTAGCATCTAATATGTTTGGCTAGCATCTAATATGTTTGGCTAGCATCTAATATGTTTGGCTAGCATTTAATATGTTTGGCTAACATCTAATATGTTTGGCTAACATTTAATATGTTTGGCTAACATCTAATATGTTTCGCTACATGGGATCATATTTACGTAAGCCTGCGAGATCAGGATGGTAGTACAAAGCTAGTGTTGATCTCCACAAACACCAAACATGGAAACCTGTTTTAAAAGTGAAAATCAGCTTAGCATCCTCAAAGGAAATTGTGGTGTGATAATTTAAAATGTTAAGTTTTGTTGAAGTTTGTGATCAAAATAATGTTATCTttaaatgttctctctctgtttgtctttctCCCTTCTTCAGACGAGCCTTACATTAGGTTCATACCCCGCCTGTCACCCAATCTATACCATAATGGCTCCTTAGTCAATGTGAAAGAAGGGGAGAACCTTGAGATAAGCATTCTGATCGAGGCCTATCCCCAAATCAAGGAGCATTGGTGGGACGTGCCCATGTCTCACAGTCACAACATCTCCACTCATGGCGACACATGGACCGCCCAAGACAATTACAGGTCATTATTTTCCCAATAATTACCCTGCTTTGAATGTGTATACCACATCATTTGTAAAAGATGCTGAATAAATACAGGAGCCGGTGCTGTTATTTGATCCTGTCCTGTCATCCTGTAGGTACGAGAGCAGCCTGCTGCTACACAGAGTCAGGTCTGAGGAGAGGGGCCAGTACACCCTCCACACCAGGAGCACGCGCCTCGACAGCTCCATCACCTTCAATATCCAAGTCTACCGTAAGATATCTTATTCCAATGTGACCGGTCACACCGACTATCAAACTAGCGAGAAAATATGGAGCAAAACTGTGCCGTGTACTGTGAGAGTGACGTGATGATGACTTACACAGTGTGATGCTGTCTGTCCTCTCTGACTGAGTAGAGAAACCCAGTGCCATGCTCAGACTGAAGAATTCTACCACCCTGATCTGCACCTCCTCTGGATACCCAGCTCCCACAATCCTCTGGTACCAGTGCCCAGGAATACAAAGCACGTAGGTGTAAAAACTGATGCTGTAGAAAAGGGCTTTATATACTCAATTTGATTGATTGTAGGTTCTCTAACTGGATAACAATAAGCCAAGAGCTTTGCACAGCAAAATATGCAGAGAGAGCTGTTTCACTCTTAAATGAAACAGGCCTACTGTCTGTGCTCATCTTGACGTTCCTCTGTTGTCAGGTGTGATGCGGACAATGACACCGTGGAGGTGCAGCCTCTCTTCACCAGCACCATGGAGGTGCAGAGTGAGCTGACCCTCAGTCCCTCAACTGAGGAGGTCACAGTGGAGTGTGTCACCTTTAACTTTGCTGGCAAAAATCGGGTCACCTTCGTATCGCGTAAGACGACCATTACAGCTATATAGTATACTGCACAAACAAACGTTTAGTGAGATTCTCACATGGGGCCGGTGGTCTCTTACTATGACTAGTACTGAAACAGCCACGGGTAGTGTTATTTCTCCTTTCCCTGTTCAGTATTGAATAATGTCATGAGCTGACTTCAAGGGCATCCAAATGTACTGTGTTGTTTGCTATGTTTTAGATGTTCTTGCTGCCACTCCAACATTTGTAATGTCCGAGCTGTTCACCCCCACTCTCATTGGAGCCACCAGCACAGCAGCCCTTCTGTTCCTACTGCTTGTCATCGTTCTGTACAAATACAAGCAGGTGAGCTGCATTTACTGACTCGTTCATTGGCTTTCACTGCCCAAATACATTTGCAGTTAGACCATTACACAACATATGTTTTCTCTCATAGAAACCCAAATATGAAGTCCGGTGGAAGATCATCGAGGCCAATGATGGGAATAACTACACCTTTATTGACCCTACACAACTTCCTTATAACAAGAAGTGGGAGTTCCCTCGTGATAAGCTGAGGCTTGGTATGTTTTATTGTCGTTTTGGGGGTTAAAACAGAGATCAGGTCATGAAACAGTAATGACTGACTGAATACTCTGTGTTCCAGGCCAGATTCTGGGAGCAGGGGCTTTTGGGAAAGTTGTGGAGGCCACTGCCTATGGTCTGGGGACCGATGACAACAGGACCACCCGTGTGGCAGTAAAGATGCTCAAGCGTGAGTTAGCCTCCTCATACTGTTCCTAAACATCTTTAACCCTACAGCATTGCTTTTAATTTACAGAAGGAAGTCAAAATGATTGTACAATACATAACTGCTATTGGATACATGCTGGCATGAAAGTAGTTCCCATCATAGATGAAGCAGTATCTCAGTATATGCAATAATGAAAGagttactcctcctcctcctcctcagcagCAAGCGCCCACTCAGAGGAGAGAGAAGCTCTGATGTCAGAACTGAAGATCCTCAGTCACCTGGGATGTCATGACAACATTGTTAACCTGTTGGGGGCGTGTACTCAAGGAGGTGGGACAAACTCTTTTCTGTACTTGCATTTCCATAGAAGAAGGTAACATGACTTGTAGGGTGAGTTTCATTGGTTAACCAAATCGGTCATCTCATTGTTGTGTTCGACCACAGGCCCAATGCTGATGATCACAGAGTACTGTAGCCATGGCGACCTGCTGAACTTCCTGCGTGGCAAGGCCAAGCTGTTCCTGGACTCCATCCTGAGTGGACCAGGGGTTCCAGAGGTTCCAGGGGATAGTGATCACTACAAGAACACATGTAGCCAGGAGTCTCGTGTCAGGAGGTGGGCTGAACGATCACTAACATGCCTCTCGTCTCAACTCACTCTCCTTTCTCCATTCTCCCACCAGAGACATGGTTTCTGGGTTAGTGAAAGTGCACCAAAACGAGAAATGAGAAATAGATGTGAGGCACAAGTTTCAGTCTCCACACATGTTTTATATACCGTCAACCAGGTGACAAAGCTGTGCATTCTTCTAGCCAGGGACCTCCTCTGCCCTCATTTTATGCATTGCTCTCTGTGGTGCCGTATCAAAATCTACATTCTATACTAACAAGGCATTCATGCCTCTTGACGCACGTCATGGTCTCTACGTTATCACTGACCGTACATTTTCATTTCTACACagaatacactgagtgtacaaaagatTAGAAAcaccagaacagcctcaatttgtcagggcatggactctacaatgtgtcgaaagcgttccacagggatgctggccaatgttgactccaatgcttctcacagttgtgttaagttgactggatgtccttcgggtggtggatcattcttgattcacaccggaaactgttgagtgggaaaaacacagcagcgttgcagttcttgacacaaaccggtgcacctggcacctactaccacacattgttcaaaggcacttcatcgcctgaatggcacacatacacaatccatgtctcaaggcttaaaaatccttctttaacctgtctcctccccttcatctacactgatgtaAGTATATTTAAGAAGTGACATCactaagggatcatagctttcacctggattcacctggtcagtctatgtcatggtaagagcaggtgttcttaatgttttgtccactcagtgtaccTGTCCAGTGTAGACCGTAGTGTAACCTCTCAGTCCTTTATGTGTCTGCAGTGACAGTGGGATCTCCTGCTCCAGCTCAGACAACTACCAGGCCATGCATCCAGCGCAGAGGCCCAAATACTGCCCTATGGGTAATTAACATCCGTCTACACACTGCAGTAACACAGAGAGGGTTGTGGAGTGGAAGGGCGTTATACACTCTTCCTcgatctttctctctatctctctgctaggTTATGGATTGAAGGGTGGTAATATACACTGTTAAGTCTCATATAGTCTCTCTCTTCGTCATAGGTTCTTTATGTGAGGATCCAGAGACAGACACCTGGTCACTGGACATAGAAGACTTGTTGAGGGTCTCCTATCAGGTGGCTCAGGGAATGGACTTCCTTGCATCCAAAAATGTAATAGAAAAATGTAATTGTAATTTAAAGTCAACTCATGTAGTGTAACATGCAGATTGACACATGATTATATGAGTGAAACCAATGTTGTCTTTGCAGTGCATTCACAGGGACGTGGCCGCTAGGAACGTCCTATTGACCGATGGCCACGTGGCTAAGATCTGCGACTTTGGGCTCGCTCGAGACATCGAGAATGACTCCAACTATGTGGTGAAAGGAAATGTGAGTTAATAAAACAATATAAAGGAATAAAGAAATCACTTTAGTTTAGGAAGCTCAGATTCTCCAATGATTGTGAACTATGTTCCTTCCCAGGCCCGTCTGCCAGTGAAGTGGATGGCCCCCGAGAGCATCTTTGACTGTGTGTACACAGTGCAGAGTGATGTCTGGTCCTATGGGATACTGCTGTGGGAGGTCTTCTCTCTGGGTGGGTCACTGACACTTAGCATGGGTGCCAGTCTGTCTGTTCGCTTGCCAATGAAATTGAAGTCggcaaaagcacaaacagatctgggatcaggctaggtCACTCTGGCACGTGATGACAAAAATAATGTCTTATGTCGAATCAAAGTATgtgataaaatatatatatatttttttaaataaatgttttgttgttaTTTCTAGGTAAGAGCCCATACCCTAATATTGTGGTGGACACCCGGTTTTACAAGATGATCAAAGATGGATGCCACATGTCACAGCCGGACTTTGCCCCTCCAGAGATGTGAGTATTATACTTCAAGATCGGCGAAAAGAGATGATGTAACCTGACAACCTGCTGCAGTATCTGAAACTGAGAGTTCTCCTCAGATACACCATCATGAAGATGTGTTGGAACATGGAACCAACAGTGCGTCCAACCTTCAGTACCATTGGCCAGCTTATCCAGAGTCTACTGCCTGACCAGCCAGACCAGGTCAGATGGACTCAAGTGACCCACTGTAgtctttttacattttacatttacagtcTCTCTCTTAGCATTCTGCTAACTTCTTATTATTTCCTAAAGCAGGATTTTCTGTACTCCTAAAATGTATTTACAGTAAGAATAATATAATTTGGTGGATAAAATGGTTTGGGGACATCAACACTTTTAATTTGACACAAAGTATCCTTTCTTCTGCCAGACCTACAGGAATGTGCAGGACAAGACGCCACAGCAGGaggcaggagagcagagtgaccAAGCTAAGATTAGTGAGGATTGTGATCAGACACTGAACCATGAAGAAGAGGAAAAGCCCCTGATGAGGAATAACAACTACCAGTTCTGCTGAGAGCACATCAGGCCATCCTCCATTACTATACATTCATAGATGACTGTCTGCCAGTCATAGCCAAGAGTTGGATGGACTAGACACACCAAATTATCCAAATGTCTTGACTCTCATTGTACAGAACATGGTTTTAGTGTCATATAGTACCTTTTTTACGAAGTACAAAGTCAAGTTCCAGTAAGCAACAACAGTTTTAAAAGGAACTAAGCGTGTATGCCTTCAACATTTTATGTACAGAAAATGACCATAAACCCAGACATTATTCTACGCATTTAACTTTTATATTTACACAGATCAAGATATTTTACAAACTCTGATCGGACTGTGACAACTTAATGCCAGTAGCGATGCGTGGGTAAAATCCCTAGGGAACCCGAGTCAGgggaaaaaaagccatattacaacctgtgtgttgtgataattgcattatttgctctataacctgttagttcatatgccttgacaccgtgatatataggtctaaggccgagacaataagaagataCAGTGGCAGAAttatttcaaccacacctttgtttcatcacaaaaccagagagcaaccgCTGTCCTCTGTTTGTGCAACTAGAAAAAAACatctcaccctacttgtagagaaacgccaatgccatcctcctctcttccatgttgaggaaacggtctatgactctgtcatacagtacacgcttttagttttagttgtcctaggctacctggctaaaatgtttgctcgctagcctaacaaTGACACAATgtgatgcaacaattcaagttgtttctgtcaatgacgttttGCTTTTGATGATGTTATTTGTGTGAAGCAAATAcaagctggcttcccttgacacttttttttggtgcgccaggaccattcacagttgagctcactcagtttagctcaacgccgATTGGTTATTATTTCATTTAaatttttatcaagggaggccaaatgcttgctgtattcccttgcattcaatgctacgggcggcaacaatgtcatactctttttcaccagacagcatcagatagatgggctacacatacagagacagaggggcgctgtttggctcactcggatgctttctctggAGGGacacattcagcctcttgcgacttgaaagaaaattatgaaacacagatgAAAGGaaattattttatgtttttttcttGGTAAGTTTTTTGGTGAAGCCTGCCATGAATACTGCTTCGTGAGCCACTGCTTAATGCATCTCTTTAAAAATGATTGGAGAATGGAGCCACTTACATATGCAGTTTCATTTGTTTCCAATACTCACAAAGTTCTCAACACCAGTTTTACTGAACTGAGATCAACGTTTCAATATGCCTAAGTAACACAAGACATAGTTACTGCGAAAATGTTTTTATATTATGGTGGGCAGTCAATAacttttgtgttttgtgtttagccagtgTGTAGCCTTGGCtcacaatttattttgaacaCGTTTTGCTGTTTTGGAGATTAGTTTTggttgggctcgttccaaggggatgagagtcaaaagtttggacacatctactcattcaagggtttttctttatttgtactattttctacattgtagaataatagtgatgacatcaaaactatgaaataacacatatggaatcatgtagtaaccaaaaaagtgtttatatttcagattcttcaaagtagccaaactttgccttggtgacagctttgcacaatcttggcattctctcaaccaagtgtgccttgttaaaagttaatttgtggaatttctttccttcttaatttgtttgagccaatcagttgtgttgtgaaaaggtaggggtggtacacagaagatagccctattttgtaaaagaccaagtccatattatgtcaagaacagctcaaataagcaaagaggaacaagacatgaaggtcagtcaatcaggaacatttcaaaaacttgatttgtttaacacttttttggttactacatgattccatgtgttatttcatagttttgacgtcttcactattattctacaatgtagaaaatagtcaaaataaagaaaaacccttgaatgagtaggtgtgtccaaccttttgactggtactgtaggtataTTATTATGAATTGTAGCAACATATTTTCCCTATTAAAAGTGCTTGTAACAATGTAACAAAACAATTACTGTATTTTTGGTCTTGCCTTGAGTGTAAGAACATTTTACCAATACATGGAAATGTACTGTAAGTATGTAATCAAATAAAAAAGTTCAAATTCATTTCCTACCTTCTATGAATTCCTGATACCAGTTCATAATAGTTAGTTGTTGTAGTATCATATATTCCCTGCAAAGTTATTCTATCAGGTAGGCTACTATACATTTCTTTGACCCCATAGCCACTCATGGTAAAGGGTATGTTTTCCATGCATACCTACCCAAAATATTCTTTCATATATAACAATTTCGGAGAAGTAAACCTTTTATTTTTACTATCAGGAAGTGCTGAGTTTGCCCTCATTTCTTGAAAAACAAGAACCTAGACATTGCATAAACATTCAAGTTACTTCTCCTGCTAAACTATTTTGCAATTCTGGAAGATGGCACATACCCCTTCATAACCACAAAAACGAACCATAAAAAGTTAAAATCCACAAGAGAGATTGGATATAAAAAGAGTAAGAATGATTGATGACAAACCACAGACGAATAATTTATGCTGATCTTTTATGAACAGTTGCCCTACTATAAGCATTAACGGTATGTGACTGTTTGTACCACTAGGGGGTAGCACCATTGCACACAATTAAACAGAGTTCTAAGAAACTAGCCACCCAGCTACATCTCAATATGTTGCCTAAGGTGACGTAGCCTCATAATTACCCGACTGATTCCCGTTATCCATTCAGCGAACATTCATGTAAGCTCGCAAGATCAGGCTGCTTGCGAGGCTAAAGGTTACATGCTACTTCTCACAGATTGATCCTCaccaacatcctctcactgtgagATATCACTCTTATTTCTCATTCTATTACATCCTTAACTTTTGACTAACCTGATAACAACTTTAGACTAACCTGAGACTAACCTGATAATAACTTTAGACTAACCTGAGACTAACCTGATAATAACTTTTGACTAACCTGAGACTAACCTTAGATTAACTTTGGACTAGCTTGAGACTAACCTGGGACTAACATGAGACTAACCTGGGACTAACTTGAGACTAACATTCGACTAAACTGAGACTGACCTGATAATGACTTGAGACTAACGTTAGACTAACTTTTTACTAACATGAGACTAACCTGAGACTAACATGAGACTAACCTGATAATAGCTTAAAACTAACGTCAGACTAACCTGAGACTACCTTTAGACTAGCCTGATAATAACTTTAGACTAAGGTTatgttccccagcaagaaaaccaaatAATGTCACTCGAAGAGaagggggaactaacaaagagtcagtAACCAAAACGAAACAgatggggttttaggaggggttctggaAGACACTCGTAggagtgtccactgaaagttgactagcaaaAACAACTGGGGCCTAAAATACACCCACCATGAGCCCCCACTAAATTTACCCAAGAACAGGCAAACAGAAttaaaacccacaccaaacttaaagacagaaaGTAAACCAATAAGTGGAGCAAAATCGAAAATCGAATAAGTATTGTTTGTCTAGAAATCAAATAGGGAGAGCCAACTAAAGGTGAAACACATTCTGACTAAatagatgacaagccagcacaggtgtaacccATACTGACTAAAGAGGTGACAACAATTGGTGCGCCCCACGTGCTAACGTACAACCTTGGAATATACATGAAAAAactaaagcctgtaacaccttcccccttaagaccacaaatatatcctatatttttattggacaagtttgctcacaaCCAACAGAAAACATCTTCCATTTCAGAACATTATCAATTTAAATGCGTCGCCTTTTCCAGCATAAACGTGGTGTCTACTGTCTGTCAACACTTAAATAGACAAAACAGAcacatttgtatatatatatataaacagtaccagtcaaaagtttggacaaagttactcattccagggtttttctttatttggactattttctacattgtagaataatagtgaagatatcaaaactatgaaataacatatatggaatcatgtagtaactaaaaaaagtgttaaacaaatcaaaatatattttatatttgagattcttcaaagtagccaccctttgccttgatgacagctttgcacactcttgccattctttcaaccagcttcacctggaattattttccaacagtcttgaaggagttcccacgtatgctgagcacatgttggctgcttttccttctcaatgcggtccaactcatcccaaaccatctcaattgggttgaggtcgggtgattgtggaggccaggtcatctgatgcagcattccatcactctccttcttggtcaaatagcccttacacagcctgaacaGTGGCAGCAGTGGCTACAGGCAGAACATCATTACTGGTTTCCACAGACTTTCTCTGTCCAATCGTACCGGGTGAAGTACAGTTGCAACATGTTGACATAACACAGCCGTCTGTTTCTTCCTCCGCTCCAGTGTGGCGATGATGTACTCCAAATTACCATTTTCTTTTCACTATGGGGTAAAGGCCTGAAAAGCGAGATTGATGGTGACCCCAGAACGGGCAACAAAACCAGGACTGGGTCAACCACATCGAAAGTTCGTTTTCAGGCCATTTGATCGTACCAAACTTTCGTTTGCACCTTCACAGGCACATTGCAATCTTTATCGAAAAGCGCTAACATGCTCCAACAGGTTTGTGTTTGTGTCGCCCTGCAACAACCTTTATCTCACAAAGCTCAAAGGACCTCTGGCATGATGTCCAAACACAAAATCATTTGAAAGAAACATTTGAAAGAAAACCGAGAAATTCCTGATCAACCTTCCGATGCAAACAGCACAAGAGGGACCCCTTCATCCCAGTATTTCTCCAACTCAAAGCAGTAAGCTCTTAACATGGACTTCAAAGTCTGATGAAATCTCTCAAGAGCACCTTGAGACTGGGTGGTAGGTACAATAGGAGCAATGGGTTACACCCAACTATTGTAGCACTTGCAGGAATAACCTTTGACATGAAATTCTAAATTTGGTCCGATTACACTACCTGTGGAAATCCAAACGTTAAAAATAATTTATTTAGGATTggcccctttttttaaatttttgcctaagatgacatacccaaatctaactgcctgtagctcaggccctgaagcaaggatatgcttattcttggtaccatttgaaaggaaacacttcgaagtttgtggaaatgtgaaaggaatgtaggagaatataacacataatgtattattccagcccaagtgcaatttagattttggccacaagatggcagcagtgtatgtgcacagttttagactgatccaattaaACATTGCATTCTGTTCTAAATGTTGTaccaagactgcccaaatgtgcctaatttgtttattaataacttttcatgttcaaaactgtgcactctcctcaaacaataacatggtattctttcactgtaatagctactgtaaattggaaagtgcagttagattaacaataattgtATCTTTCgaacaatatcagatatgtctatgtcctgggaaatgttcttgttacttacaacctcatgctaatcgcattagcctatgttagctcaaccttCCCGCAGGGGACACACCAATCCTAAAGAAGTTTTAACAATACTGGGAGCCGTGATCGTCCTCACTGGAATGGCCTCAGGGAAACAAGTGGCAGCACACATGATGGTTAAGAGAAACTGGTTACCCCTCTTGGCTTTGGGCAAAGGACCAACACAGTCCACTAGAACCCTGATGAAAGGTTTGTCAAAAGCAGGAATAGGCTGCAAAGGTACAACCAGTACAGCTTGGTCCGGTTTAGCTGTCCGCTGACAAACACGATGGGATTTACAGTAAGACACACCATCCTGTTTCAGACCAGGCCAGAAGAAGTTATGTAAGATACGGTCATACGTCTTGTTGACTCCAAGATGGCCTGCCATACAAATATCATGAGCCAACCTCAGTATCTCTTGTCGAAGCGTAACTGCAAGGACAATTTGAGATACACTGGGCCAATCGTTTTGCCCAGAGGTGGCATGAGAACGCCATTTCCTCATTAGAACAACATCTCCTCATTAGAATGCCATTTCATCATTAGAACACCGTTTCCTCATTAGAACACCGTTTCCTCATTCGAACACCATTTCCTCATTAGAACACCATTTCCTCATTAGAACACCATCTCCTCATTAGAACACCGTTTCCTCATTAGAA encodes the following:
- the LOC120021110 gene encoding macrophage colony-stimulating factor 1 receptor 1-like → MVYKREKRSPPVIKLNSVLLWEAERTLPLGTSFTLTCEGDSTATWSTTAFKKRNTKQGSMISTRHLTADYTGTYKCVYDNQPDLFSEVHIYVKDPINVLVTPRNMRDVKEGGDLLLCQLTDPSATDLSLRMANGDPTPPDMNYTVNPRRGILIRHLLTSHSANYICSAKINGVTTRSKDININVVQRLRWPPSVLIEVDGYVSIVGEELLIPCITSNPNHFYNITWKHSSLKALNFLQKVMQDKQVHITSTVTIPAVTMSDTGNFTCTAMNEAGANRSTTYLQVVDEPYIRFIPRLSPNLYHNGSLVNVKEGENLEISILIEAYPQIKEHWWDVPMSHSHNISTHGDTWTAQDNYRYESSLLLHRVRSEERGQYTLHTRSTRLDSSITFNIQVYQKPSAMLRLKNSTTLICTSSGYPAPTILWYQCPGIQSTCDADNDTVEVQPLFTSTMEVQSELTLSPSTEEVTVECVTFNFAGKNRVTFVSHVLAATPTFVMSELFTPTLIGATSTAALLFLLLVIVLYKYKQKPKYEVRWKIIEANDGNNYTFIDPTQLPYNKKWEFPRDKLRLGQILGAGAFGKVVEATAYGLGTDDNRTTRVAVKMLKPSAHSEEREALMSELKILSHLGCHDNIVNLLGACTQGGPMLMITEYCSHGDLLNFLRGKAKLFLDSILSGPGVPEVPGDSDHYKNTCSQESRVRSDSGISCSSSDNYQAMHPAQRPKYCPMGSLCEDPETDTWSLDIEDLLRVSYQVAQGMDFLASKNCIHRDVAARNVLLTDGHVAKICDFGLARDIENDSNYVVKGNARLPVKWMAPESIFDCVYTVQSDVWSYGILLWEVFSLGKSPYPNIVVDTRFYKMIKDGCHMSQPDFAPPEIYTIMKMCWNMEPTVRPTFSTIGQLIQSLLPDQPDQTYRNVQDKTPQQEAGEQSDQAKISEDCDQTLNHEEEEKPLMRNNNYQFC